One segment of Marvinbryantia formatexigens DSM 14469 DNA contains the following:
- a CDS encoding NAD-dependent epimerase/dehydratase family protein codes for MEKTMYLVTGAAGFLGSHVCDELLSRGDRVRALVLPGDKSVKYIPDEVEIVEGNLCDMASLENFFTVPKGSASVVIHCASMVTTNAEFNQKLVDVNVGGTRNMIEQCLKHPECKKMVYVSSTGAIPEQSKGTPIRETKRFTPIDEERQVGCYSQTKAMATQAVLDACREKGLKACVVHPSGILGPKDYAIGETTGTVIKIMNGKMPVGMGGSFNLCDVRDLAYGCVAAADKGRIGECYILGNKEVTLKEMCRMLHAASGCRTPYFYVPIGMAYKLAAQMEKKSKKTGEKPLMTNFAVYNLARNNEFDYSKAEKELGYHTRPYEETLKDEAEWLMAEGYIRCGMTEQ; via the coding sequence ATGGAGAAGACAATGTATCTGGTAACAGGCGCGGCAGGATTTTTGGGAAGCCATGTATGTGATGAACTTCTGTCAAGGGGGGACCGCGTGCGTGCTCTGGTCCTGCCGGGCGATAAATCCGTAAAATATATTCCGGATGAGGTGGAAATCGTGGAAGGAAACCTGTGCGACATGGCATCCCTGGAAAACTTTTTTACGGTACCAAAGGGAAGCGCATCTGTGGTCATCCACTGCGCGAGCATGGTTACTACAAACGCGGAATTTAACCAGAAGCTGGTGGACGTCAATGTAGGCGGAACCCGGAACATGATCGAACAGTGCCTGAAGCATCCGGAATGTAAAAAAATGGTATATGTAAGCTCTACCGGAGCCATTCCGGAGCAGTCCAAGGGGACGCCTATCCGTGAGACGAAGAGATTTACTCCGATTGATGAAGAACGGCAGGTAGGGTGCTACAGCCAGACAAAGGCGATGGCTACGCAGGCAGTGCTGGATGCATGCAGGGAGAAGGGGCTGAAGGCATGCGTGGTCCATCCCAGCGGGATCCTGGGACCGAAGGATTACGCAATCGGAGAAACGACAGGGACTGTGATCAAGATCATGAACGGCAAAATGCCTGTGGGAATGGGCGGCTCTTTTAATCTCTGCGATGTGCGTGACCTGGCTTATGGCTGCGTGGCGGCAGCGGATAAGGGCAGGATCGGGGAGTGTTATATCCTGGGAAACAAAGAGGTAACGTTAAAGGAAATGTGCCGGATGCTCCATGCCGCCAGCGGATGCAGGACGCCATATTTCTATGTACCCATTGGAATGGCGTACAAGCTGGCGGCACAGATGGAGAAGAAGTCCAAAAAGACAGGGGAAAAGCCGCTGATGACTAATTTTGCGGTTTACAACCTGGCAAGAAACAACGAGTTTGATTATTCCAAGGCAGAGAAGGAACTGGGTTATCATACAAGGCCTTATGAGGAGACGCTGAAGGATGAAGCCGAGTGGCTGATGGCAGAGGGATATATCAGATGTGGGATGACTGAACAATAA
- a CDS encoding alpha/beta hydrolase, whose product MKIIIGLGIVAAVVFVLRKLLRIRFYLMLAVGRTTMVHGFLDRILTGKKEDRRVGEQMEWLHRQELQETEIQSRDGVSLKGYFLEHPQAERIILMFHGWRGGWDKDGAALAHGLYEKKCSVLLVSQRAHGLSGGEYIGFGVLERYDCQEWIYYMDWYTEKLPIYLAGVSMGASTVLMAAGEQLPERVKGVIADCGYTSPYEMVRLFAEKFMRMEREKAESTVEEVNRLCRKKAGYDLREYSTVEAMHNCRLPIFFAHGTEDHFVPYEMTIKNYEACRGKKRLYAVEGASHTKSYLSEPHKYMEEVAFFFQWE is encoded by the coding sequence GTGAAAATCATCATCGGACTGGGAATTGTGGCAGCAGTAGTTTTTGTGCTGAGAAAACTGCTTCGGATTCGGTTTTACCTTATGCTGGCGGTAGGAAGGACGACCATGGTGCATGGTTTTCTGGATCGGATCCTCACCGGGAAAAAGGAAGACAGAAGGGTTGGGGAACAGATGGAGTGGCTGCATCGGCAGGAGCTTCAGGAAACAGAGATCCAAAGCCGGGACGGGGTATCGCTGAAAGGATATTTTCTGGAGCATCCGCAGGCAGAAAGGATTATACTGATGTTCCACGGATGGCGCGGCGGATGGGATAAGGATGGAGCCGCTTTGGCCCATGGACTGTATGAAAAGAAGTGCAGCGTCCTGTTGGTCAGCCAGCGCGCTCATGGTTTAAGCGGAGGCGAATATATCGGTTTCGGCGTATTAGAACGATACGATTGTCAGGAGTGGATCTATTATATGGATTGGTATACAGAGAAACTGCCCATTTATCTGGCCGGAGTTTCCATGGGGGCGTCTACGGTACTGATGGCTGCAGGAGAGCAGCTCCCGGAGCGTGTAAAGGGAGTGATCGCCGACTGTGGATATACTTCTCCTTATGAAATGGTTCGGCTTTTTGCCGAAAAATTCATGCGCATGGAAAGGGAAAAGGCGGAAAGCACGGTAGAAGAGGTCAACCGCCTTTGCAGGAAAAAGGCGGGATATGACCTCCGGGAGTACAGCACGGTTGAGGCAATGCATAACTGCAGGCTACCGATATTTTTCGCTCACGGTACAGAGGATCATTTTGTCCCTTATGAGATGACAATTAAAAATTATGAGGCATGTCGCGGAAAAAAGCGGCTTTATGCGGTGGAGGGTGCGTCCCATACGAAAAGCTACCTGTCAGAGCCGCATAAGTATATGGAAGAGGTGGCGTTTTTCTTCCAATGGGAATAG
- a CDS encoding glycoside hydrolase family 3 N-terminal domain-containing protein has translation MKDRQQIKKTAQEIIENLTDEQKLAQLTCMFCGNQIPSALLHRFVNGLGEIAVMPGDNDKAENAAAAREEQDIVKEHCGIPALRHNEAVTGLMTADGTVFPSAIGLGATWDPDIVEEMADIIRKQMVSTGMRQALSPVMDVARDPRWGRVGETYGEDPTLSAAMSVAFTKGLQSEDLENGVIATGKHFLGYGMSEGGLNMAVNEIPARELREVYAKPFQAAITEAGLASMMNSYGVIDGEMVIGSEEILTKLLRDEMGFDGVVVSDYMSINKMTDLKISGSSEEAGVQALKAGLDSELPTPYGYREGILKAIQEDKEARKAFDRAVQKVIEAKVKLGLFENPYGKEELLEEAYDRAKTASAALKAARESIVLVKNDGILPLDKKIKRIAVIGPHADSLRLLFGCYTYPAVLDRNISGSMSDMAGMQDTRKEQEENPYQMPYLPGSTVRGTSPYIEERLREALGDRTVTILQAIREKCPDAEILFEKGCDVAGNDRSGFEAAEKAAREADVVLLIGGGKYGWGSNCTTGEGIDTDRIGLPGVQEELAARIQAAGTPAVYVHMDAKPLSSEFISENYPAVIENWFPGETGGRALADVLFGDYNPAGRLPMTVVRNAGQIPMYSSQKNGSGYHGGAGMVLCKYVEGKKEPLHYFGEGCSYTTFEYSDLKVQEKAAPDGTVEVACTVKNSGSRDGEEVVQLYVTDELACMIRPVQELAGFYRVFLRAGESKRVSFRMKTDQFAFLDQKMGWLVEAGEMTVKIGSSSRDIRLTGMFKITSSMYVEGKTRGFYAKAWEGNLA, from the coding sequence ATGAAAGATAGACAACAGATTAAAAAAACAGCACAGGAAATTATTGAGAACCTTACTGATGAACAGAAGCTTGCACAGCTTACCTGTATGTTTTGCGGAAATCAAATCCCATCAGCGCTTCTGCACCGGTTTGTGAACGGGTTAGGGGAGATTGCAGTAATGCCGGGAGATAATGATAAAGCGGAGAATGCGGCGGCAGCCAGGGAAGAGCAGGATATCGTGAAAGAGCACTGTGGTATTCCGGCACTTCGACATAACGAAGCAGTGACAGGGCTGATGACTGCGGACGGAACGGTATTTCCGTCTGCTATAGGACTTGGTGCTACATGGGATCCGGATATTGTGGAAGAAATGGCAGATATTATTCGGAAGCAGATGGTATCGACCGGTATGCGGCAGGCACTTTCTCCAGTCATGGACGTAGCGAGAGATCCCCGTTGGGGTCGGGTCGGAGAAACCTACGGGGAAGATCCGACGCTCAGCGCAGCCATGAGCGTCGCTTTTACAAAAGGGCTCCAGTCAGAAGATTTGGAAAACGGTGTGATTGCGACAGGAAAGCATTTCCTTGGATATGGCATGAGCGAGGGCGGCCTGAATATGGCGGTGAATGAGATTCCTGCAAGGGAACTCCGTGAGGTTTACGCAAAACCGTTCCAGGCAGCTATTACAGAAGCAGGGCTGGCCTCCATGATGAATTCTTATGGAGTGATCGATGGGGAGATGGTCATCGGTTCGGAGGAGATTCTGACGAAGCTTCTGCGTGACGAGATGGGGTTTGACGGCGTTGTTGTTTCAGATTATATGTCTATCAATAAGATGACAGATCTGAAGATCAGCGGATCATCGGAAGAGGCCGGAGTTCAGGCCTTAAAAGCCGGACTTGATTCGGAACTTCCGACGCCTTACGGCTATCGTGAGGGAATCCTGAAAGCAATTCAGGAGGATAAAGAAGCAAGGAAAGCATTTGATAGGGCTGTGCAGAAAGTGATCGAGGCGAAGGTGAAACTTGGGCTGTTCGAAAACCCTTATGGGAAAGAAGAGCTCCTCGAAGAGGCATACGACAGGGCGAAGACTGCTTCGGCGGCGCTGAAAGCAGCAAGGGAATCGATTGTCCTGGTAAAAAACGACGGAATCCTTCCTCTTGATAAAAAAATCAAGAGAATTGCTGTGATTGGTCCCCATGCTGATTCGCTTCGGCTCTTATTTGGATGTTATACTTATCCGGCAGTGCTTGACCGGAACATATCCGGATCTATGAGTGATATGGCGGGTATGCAGGATACCCGAAAAGAACAGGAAGAGAATCCTTATCAGATGCCTTATCTTCCGGGAAGCACGGTGCGCGGAACATCTCCTTATATTGAGGAACGGCTCAGAGAAGCGTTGGGAGACCGGACAGTTACGATCCTCCAGGCAATCCGGGAGAAATGCCCGGATGCAGAGATTTTATTTGAGAAAGGCTGCGACGTGGCAGGAAATGACAGAAGTGGATTTGAAGCAGCGGAGAAAGCTGCACGGGAAGCGGATGTTGTCCTCCTGATCGGCGGTGGAAAATACGGATGGGGATCAAACTGTACAACAGGAGAGGGCATTGATACGGACAGGATCGGGCTCCCGGGAGTGCAGGAGGAACTGGCAGCAAGGATTCAGGCGGCAGGAACTCCGGCAGTTTACGTGCATATGGATGCAAAACCACTGTCAAGTGAGTTCATCTCAGAAAACTATCCGGCAGTTATTGAGAACTGGTTCCCCGGAGAGACCGGAGGAAGAGCACTGGCTGATGTGCTGTTCGGAGATTATAATCCGGCCGGGAGACTGCCCATGACGGTGGTAAGGAATGCAGGACAGATTCCCATGTATTCTTCCCAGAAGAACGGCAGCGGATATCACGGCGGAGCAGGCATGGTGCTGTGTAAATACGTGGAGGGCAAAAAAGAACCGCTGCATTATTTCGGAGAAGGATGCAGCTATACAACCTTTGAATATTCTGATCTGAAAGTGCAGGAAAAAGCGGCTCCGGATGGAACCGTAGAAGTAGCCTGCACAGTGAAAAATTCCGGATCCAGAGATGGCGAAGAAGTTGTACAGCTCTATGTGACAGACGAACTGGCATGTATGATACGTCCGGTGCAGGAGCTTGCCGGATTTTACAGGGTTTTTCTGAGAGCTGGTGAGAGTAAGAGAGTTTCTTTCCGAATGAAGACAGACCAGTTCGCATTCCTGGATCAGAAAATGGGATGGCTTGTAGAAGCAGGAGAGATGACGGTCAAAATAGGAAGTTCATCGAGAGATATCCGTCTGACAGGAATGTTTAAAATCACAAGTAGTATGTATGTTGAAGGAAAAACCAGGGGATTTTATGCAAAAGCATGGGAAGGGAATCTTGCATGA